A window of Actinomadura viridis genomic DNA:
CACCTCCGGCACGGCGTCGGCCAGCGCGGCGAGCTGCTCCGGTTCGTCGCGCGTCATGGGCATCCGGCCCAGGTGCGCGCTGACCGGCGCGGGCAGGGCGAGCCGGCTGTCGCGTTCCAGTACGGCGTTGACGCTCGGGATGAGGAAGCCCAGGCGGTGGGTCCATGACGGGTTCATGCCGGCAGTCCCAGGTAGGCGCGGCGGACGTCGGGATCGTCGAGCATCTCGGTGCCGCTTCCCACGCGGCTGACCCGTCCCATCTCGACGACGAGGCCGCGGTGGGACGCGCGGAGCGCCTGCACCGCGTTCTGCTCGACCAGCAGGACGGCCACGTCGCGGCCGGCGAGGTCTCTCAGGGCGTCGAACACGCGGGTCTGCATCTTGGGCGACAGGCCCAGTGACGGCTCGTCGATGAGCATGATCTTAGGGTCGAGCATGAGCGCCATCGCCATCTCCAGCAGCTGCTGCTCGCCGCCGGACATGTTCCCCGCGGCCTGGCGGCGCCGCTCCCGCAGGACGGGGAACATCTCGTACGCCCGGCCGATCCCGGCCTCCACCCGGTCCTTGGGAAGGGTGTAGCCACCCATCAGCAGGTTCTCCTCCACGGTCATGCGCGGGAAGTTGCAGCGCCCCTGGGGGACGATCACCACCCCGCGGCGGAGCCTGGCGGCGGACGGTTCCGCGGTGACGTCCACGCCGGCGACGCCGACCGTGCCGCGCCGCACCTTCACCAGCCCGAACACGGTCTTCAGGAGCGTGGACTTGCCCGCCCCGTTCGCGCCGATCACGCACACCACCTCCCCGGCGGCGAGGTCGAGGTCGATCCCCCGCAGGATCTCCAGGTCGTCGTAGCCGGCGTGGACGTCGCGCAGCGACAGCGCCGGGCCGGCGGCTGACTCAGACACCGAAGTACGCCTCCTGTACATCGTCGCGAGCGATGACCTGCGCCGGGTCGCCGTCGGCGAGCGGCCGGCCCTGGTTGAGCACCACCACGCGGTCGCACACGCCCACCACGAGTTCGATGTTGTGCTCGACCAGGAGCACCGACGTGCCCGTTCCGCTGAGCGCGGCGATCCGGTCGCGGATCAGGTTGCCGATCGTGGGGTTGACCGCCGCGACCGGCTCGTCGAGCAGCAGCACCCGCGGCGGCGTGACGCACGCGGCGGCGAACTCGACGAGTTTGCGCTGCCCGTAGGAGATCTCCCCGGCCGGCCGGTCCACGACGGCGCCCAGGTCGAACATCTCGACGAGCTCGTCGAGGCGCCTGCGCAGGGCCCGGTCCTCCCGGTCGCGTCCGGCGAGGTCGGCCAGGCGGCGGGACCGCGGCCGGCGGCCGAGGGCCGCGACCCGCAGGTTGTGCCGTACGGTCAGCGACTCGAACGTGCGGACCTGCTGGAACGTCCGGATCAGGCCCAGGTGCGCCAGCCGGCCGGTGCTCCATCGGGTGACGTCGCGCCCGTCGAGTTCGACCGCGCCGGAGTCGGGCCGCTGGAGCCCGGTGACGCAGTCGATCAGTGTGGTCTTCCCGGAGCCGTTCGGGCCGATCAGGCCCACGATCTCGCCCGGCGCCACCCTGAGGGAGACACCGCCGAGCGCGCTGACTCCGGCGTACGCCTTGCACAGTCCGTCGACGGCGAGTGTCCCGCCGCTCATCGCGTTCCCGCCGCTCATCGTTTCCTCACCGGGGTCGGCTGCGTTCGGCGGCGCCCGAGCCTGCCCGCGGCCTGGAACGCCCGCTCCAGGCCGTCGGGGATCGTGATGACGACGACCAGCAGGACCAGGCCGTAGATGACCAGGCGCCATTCCTCGGTCAGGCGGAGCATCTGGGGCAGCACGGTGAAGAGCAGCGCCGCCGCCACCACCCCGCGCAGGCTGGACCTCCCGCCGATGAACACCATGATGAGCAGGGCGGTCGTGTAGGACAGGTCGAGGTTCTCCGGGCACACCACTGACTGGAAGTAGGCGTTGAACACCCCCACGCCGGCCGAGAGCGCGGCGGAGATGCCGAAGGCGGTGAGCCGGAACGCGGTGGGCGACAGGCCGCGGGCGCCGGCCAGCACCGGATCGTCGCGGACCGCGGTGAGCGCGAGCCCGAGCCGGCTGCGGGCGATGGCGAAGGCGACGCCGATCGCGCCGGCGGCCATCGCCAGGATCAGGTAGTACTGGGCGGTCAGCGACGTCAGTTCGACACCGGCCACGCTGAGGGGCGGGACGCCCGTCATGCACAGCGGGCCGCCGGTCAGGCCCACCCAGTTGCGCGCCACCAGCATGGCGATCACCGCGAAGCCCAGCGTGCCGATGGCGAACGCGTGCAGCGACAGCCGGAACGACGGTACGCCGATGGCGAGTGCCAGGACCACCGCGGCCGCCATGCTCAGCAGCAGCACCGCGCCGAACGACCAGCCGTGGCGCGTGGCCAGGATCGCGGCGGCGTACGAGCCGAAGCCGAAGAACACCGGCTGGCACAGGCTGAGCGCGCCGATCCGCCCGACCACGATGTCGAACGCGACCGCGAGCGCGACGAACATGAGCGCGGTGATCGCCGTGGAGATGTAGTAGGGCACCGGGAGGGCCAGCGGCAGCACGAGCGCGAAGGCGAACCCGGCGCACCACAGCGCCGGTTCCACCCGTACGGCGCCGCGGAGCCGTGGCTCCTCCCGTACGTCGATCATGCCCGCACCGCCCGTCCGAACAGGCCGTGCGGCCGGACCAGCAGCACCGCGATCATCACGGAGAAGACGAGCACGTCGGCGTACGCGCTGGAGACGTAGCCGATCGCGAGCGCCTCGGCGATGCCCAGGGCGAAGCCGCTCACGACCGCGCCGGAGACGTTGCCGAAGCCGCCCATGATCACGGCGGCGAACGCCTTGATGGCCAGGAGGGTGCCCATGGTCGGATGGGCGCTGTAGAGCGGGGTCATGGTCGCCGCCGCGATCCCGGCCATGCAGCTGGCGATGACCACGGTGACGAGCCCGATCCGCTGGACGGGGATGCCGACGACGGCCGCCGCCTCGCGGTTCTGCGCGAGGGCGCGCATCGCCCTGCCGGTGCGGGTGGACCGCAGGAACCAGATCAGCACGCCGAAGGTGGCCGCCATGGAGAGCAGCACGACGAAGCGCTGCACCGAGACCTGCGTGCCGGCGATCGTGACCGTGCGGGTGCCAAGCTCGCTGTAGGCCACCTTGGGCAGCGAGCCCTCCACCACGATCGCGAGGTTGATGAGGACGATGGAGACCGCGAGCGTGGCGACGAGCTGCACCTGCCATCCGCGTTCCAGGATCCGCCTGATGACGGTGACGTAGAAGAGCGCGCCGACCGCCGCCATCGCGGCGACCGTGGTCACGGCGGCGAGCGGGTACGGGAGGTCCAGGTAGGTTCCGGCCGCGTGGAGCAGGTAGGCCCCGATCATCACCAGCTCGCCGTGGGCGAAGTTGACGATCTCCAGCACGCCGAAGATGAGGGCGAGTCCCGCGGCGACCAGCGCGTACTGCGAGCCGAGGGTCAGGCCGTTGATGAGCTGCTCGATCAGTCCGTTCATCGTCCCGGCACGCTCACTTGCCGGTGTCGATGACGTCGAGGACCTTGACCTGGCCGCCCTCGATCCTGAGGATGAACATGTTCGGGTGGGCCTGGTTGTGGTCGTCGAACGCGATGGGGCCGATGCCGGTGGTGAAGTTCACCTTCTCGAGCCCGGCCAGGATGCCCGCCCGGTCCTTGCCGCCCTTCTTCACCGCCTCGGCCAGCGTCATCATGCCGTAGTAGGCGAGCGCGCTGTTGTACGGCGGGACGGCGCCCCCGTACTTGGCCTTGAACGCGTCCAGCATCTCCCGCTGCGTGTCGGTCGCCGCCCAGTAGGTGGCCTCCTGGACGCCCTCGGCGAGCTTCGGGTCGCCGATGAGCCGTACCGCCTCCGCGGTCGCGCAGGCGCCGCGGCCGTACATCGGCAGCCGGAATCCCATCTCCTTCATCTGCCGCAGCATCTGGGCGCAGTCCGGGGCCTCGGCGAAGGTGATGAACGCCTCGGCGCCGGACGAGCGGACCTTCGACAGCTGCGGGCGCAGGTCGCTCGAACCGAGGTCGTAGAACTCGGTGGCGGTGAGCTGGACCCCGGCGGCCGCCAGCTGCCCCTTGTAGAGGTCCGCTCCCCCGCGGCCGAAGTCGTTGTTGGCCGCCAGGACGGCGACGCGCTTGACGCCGGCGTCGGCGATGTACTTCACCCAGTGCCGGCCCATGATCGAGTCATCGACGTTCATCCGCCACATGTGCTTGTTGCCGCCCACGCCGGACTGCTGGCTGATCTTGGCGTTGGTGGAGCCGAACGTCATCGCGGGCGTCCCGCTCTTGGGCAGCGTCGGCATCCCGCCGAGCGTGGCCGACGAGCATGGTGAGCCGAGGATGGCGTCCACGCGGTCCACGTCGGCGAGCCGGTGGAACGCCGACGCGCCTCCCTGCGGGCTGCATTCGTCGTCGGCGGTGACGAGGGTGAACTTCACGTCCGGCATGGTCTGCCTGAGCCGGTCGATCGCGAGTTCGACGCCCTTCTTCGAGTCCTGGCCGTAGTAGGCGGACTTGCCGCTGAACGCCGCCGACAGCCCGACCTTGATCTCGTCGTCGCCGGCTCCGGTGCCCCCGCCCGCGCAGCCGACGACGCCGGCGGAGGCGAGCAATCCCGCCGCCAGGCTCGCCCACCACTGTCGCTGCCTCATTCTTGACCTCTCCCTCTGCCCGCGCCTCCGGGCCGTACGTAACCGAGATCGGCGGAAATGTTGTGCGCGGCCTCCAGGACGGGGTCGCGGTAACGCTCGATGCCGAGTTCCCGCATCCGGGAACTGCTGGTGGTGGCGTTCACGCTCGCGATCACCCGTCCGTCGGCGTCGCGGATGGGAGCGGCTATCGACGCGCTGCCGGCGGTGACCTCGCCGTCGCTGAAGGCGTAGCCGTTCCGCCGTACCGACTCCAGCTCCACCTCCAGCTCCTCGGGAGAGCGGATGGTCTGGTCGGTGTAGTGGACCAGCGGCTCCCCCAGGACGAGCGAGCGGAAGACGGTCGGCTGGAAGGCCAGGATCGCCTTGCCGCCCGCGCCCGCGTGCAGGCCGACGGTGTCGCCGAGCTGGACGACCGAGATGATGTGGTGGGCCTCGTTGACCACGTCGACGCACAGGTACCGGTGGCCGCGCAGCACGGTCAGCAGGACCGCGTCCTGCGTGCGCTCGGCCAGCTCGGCGAGGTGCGGATGGGCGACCGCGCCGAGCGTGGTCCGCCGTGCCGCGGCCCGTGCGATCCGGACCAGCTCCATGCCGAGCACGTAGGTGCCGCGCTCGGCCACCTGCTCGACCAGGCCGCCGGCCGCGAGCGTCTGGAGCAGCCGGTGGGTGGTGCTCTTGCCCAGCCCGAGTTCCCGTGACAGTTCGGTGACCCGCCATTCGCCCCTGGTGCCGAAGGCTTTGAGGACATCGATCGCGTTGGCCACCGAACCCAGATGCCCTGTCCCATATACCGGGAAGGTCTCGCTCATAGCGGGACTGTAAGTACGCCCAGGTCAGGAGCGCCAGAGGGAGCGGCACAATGTCCCGCCGAGAGGAACACGAATTAGTTCCGGTGGCAACTCTCAGGAACGGCTGTCCGAAATCAAGATCATGGACATGCGCATCGGCGCCCTCCGATTACGGGAAGTGACCACCATGAGAAGTGGCCGCGCCTGGCCGGAAGACCCGCGTGCATCCGGCTGCGCGCGACGCGGCCACATGGCCGTCCTGCTCCTGTTCCTCGGTCGAGCAGCGCGCACCCGATCCGGATCGGCGGCCTCCGCCGAGGTCAGCTCCCCTCGGACTCCATACGGTCAGTGGCGCGGAGCCGGACGTAGGGCTCCTTACCGGTCGGGCGAGGGATCGGGGAGGAGCACGGTGGTCAGCACCATCCGGCGGTAGCGCTCGTCGTCGGGGTCATCGGGAGCCGTGAGGTACGGACCGAACAGGTCGATGAACCCCTGCTGGATCCGCGGCCAGTCCTCCTCGGTCACATAGATGGCCACCTGCGAGTAGTTGACCTGGTCGGCCACCACGTCGATGTGGTCGCGGGCCAGGTAGGCGTCGAAGTCGGCGCCCATGCGCGCCAGGAGCATCTGAAAGGCCATGCGGTGCTCATCACGGCTCATCGCCGACGCCTCGGCGTCGCCCAGATGGTCTTTGCCCTTGGCGAGGCTGTAGGTGCGCTCGATCGTGCCCCGTACCTGGCGTTCCCCGACGACGGTCAGGACGCCGGCGTCGGCGAGCGTGGCGACGTGCCGGTACAGGGAGGTGACCGGGACGTCGTCGATGATCTCGCGAAGCTGGGACGTCGTCAGGTCGCGGCCGAAGAAGGCACGCACGATGCGCCAGCGCACCGGATGCAGCAGCGCGCCGGTCAACCGTTCGTCCGCCATCGGCCTCCCACCCCCAGGTCCACGGCCGTGATTGTACGGGCGTTCCGCGGCCGCGGCCGACATTGTTTCCATCAATGATAATATTGGCGTCTCTGGTAACAATCGAGGAGGTCGCATGGCACGGGTTCGCGTCCAGGACGTGGTGGTCATCGAGTTCAGCTGGTGGGAGAGGCCGTTCGTGCTGCGGCGCACGATGCGTCTCACCGGCGCGGAGGTCGACGCGGCGGAGTATGTCGACAGCCCGATGCGACGCCGGATCGGTCCCCGCGCCGGGCTGTGGATCACCGGACTGCTGAAGATCGGCCTGTTCGGGGTGACCGACCGGAGCGTGGTGTCGGTCCGCCGAGGCACCCCCGCAGTCGAGATCCGGCTGCGTCCGGGCTCGTCCAAGGTGGGCTCGGTGCTCATCTCGACGCCCGACGCCGAGGCGCTGGCCCCGCGGATCGCCGCCCTCACCGTCACCGCACGGTGAACGCCGGACCTGAGCGGCGTCCCTTCCGGCGGCGGATGCTCGCATGGGCGCTGCGGGGCGCGGCGGGGCTGCTCTGCCTGATCGTGGCCGGGACGATCGCGCAGTACACGCTGGCCTTCGGTGACGACGAACGCCATCCACCGGCGGGCCGCCTGGTGGACGTCGGCGGCCGGAAACTCCACCTGCACTGCGAGGGCCGGGGCGGGCCGGCGGTGGTGTTCGAGTCGGGATGGGGTGACTCGAACACCACCTGGTCGGATGTGCGGAAGCGGGTCGCGGACGGCGGGCAGCGCGCCTGTTCCTATGACCGCGCCGGGTACGCCTGGAGCGAGTCCCGGTCCGGCCCGCGCACGGCGCGGGCCGAGGCCGACGACCTGGTCGCGCTCCTGGCCGCGGCGGGCGAGCGGGGACCCTACGTCCTCGTCGGGCACTCGTGGGGCGGGCACGTCCTGCGCCTGCTGCGCCACCACCGCGCCGACCTGGTCGCCGGCATGCTCCTGCTCGATGTCGCGGACGAGCGCGACGCCAAGGCCGGTTCCGCCGCCCGCATCCAGGCGATCGCCAGCCGCGCGCTCGCCACGGCCGGACTCTTCCGGACCGGGTCATGGATGGTCGACGACCGCGAGCCCAGGGCGACCCGCGACCACGCGGCCGTCGTGTACGGCCCCGCCACCTGGCGTGCGGCGGCGGCCGAGATGAGCGCGTACGGACGCACCGCCGCCCTGCTGAAGGCGCTGCCCGACTCACCCGGAGCATGGGGAGACCTTCCGCTGTCGGTGGTCAGCGTCAGGACGCAGGCGTCGATGATCGACCATCATCGGCGCCTGGCCCGGCTGTCGACGAACAGCTCCCACACCGTCGCACCCACCGATGACCACTACCTTCATCTGGCCGTTCCCGACCTCGTCGTCGAACACGTCCGGCGCGTCAGCGACGCTCGACACCGGACGCCTCTGGGGCCCAGGCAGCGCCTTCAAGATCCCTGAGATCTCACCTGGGACAGAAGGCCACCGAGCAGAGGGCGCCGTCAGCGGGAAACCGTCCGAGCGGATCTGCATGACGGCGGCGTCCAGGACCCCAGATGCCCTGTCCCATATACCGGGAAGGTCTCGCTCATAGCGGGACTGTAAGTATGCGCAGGTCAGGCGCGCCAGAGGGAGCGGCACAATGTCCCGCCGAGAGGAACACGAATGAGTTCCGGTGGCAACTCTCAGGAACGGTCGTCCGAAAACAAAATCATGGGCATACGAATCGGCGCCCTCCGGTTACGGGAAGTGACCACCTTGAGAAGTGGCCGCGCGCCTGGCCGGGACGGTGGCAGGCGCGCCCTCCGGAGGGCGCCGAGGTCGTCGCCCGCTGAGGTCAGCGGGGGACGACGGAACGGGTGAGGTCGCGTTTCTTGGCGTCGGTGACGTAGCAGAGGACGATGCGGTCGCCCAGGCCCCAGGACTCCTTGTTGGGGTGCTGGTACCACTGCTCGATCCGCACCGGGGAGGGGTGCTCGCCGAACATCTTCTCCCACCGCGCGTCGCAGCCGGCGAGGGCCTTCCTCTCCGTCGCCGCGTCCCCCGGGTAGGGGCCCGCGGGCAGCTCGAACCGGTGGGTGAGCTGGGCGTCGTGCGGCCGGTCGCACGGGATGAGCGTGACGGTGACGGAGTCACGCCCGGGTTCGGTGAAGCAGTCGCCGGGGCGCAGCTCGTCCAGGGCCCGGGTCTGGACGGCCCGGGAGCCGATCGGCTCGGTGAGCTTGCGGCCCTCGAAGGCGGCGATCGCGCAGTAGACCTTGCGGTCGCCGAGGGCCCAGGTGACCCGGCGCGGGAGGAGCGCGTAGGTGTCACCGTTCTCGACCGGCGCGCGGGTCTGGAAACGCGCCCGGACGCGCTGCTCGCAGCCGTCGGTGCCGCGCCTGTCCATCTCCTGGTCCCCCGGCCAGGGCCCCTTGGGCAGCTCGTAGTAGAGGACCATCTCGGCGTCATGGGGCCGGTCGCAGGGCACCACCTTGGTGCCCACGACGTCCTCGCCGGAGATGTCGAAGCACTGGCCGGGCTTGGGATACATGTGGAAGGCGGAGTTCTCGGCCGCGTCCTCTTCGAAGGAGGGCACCAGCGCGATCACGAGGGCCACGGACGCGACCATCCAGACGACGCTGGTGGCGATGCCGCCGATCGCCATCCCCTTGCCGCGCCCTCCGCGGCGGCCGATCTGCACGAGGGCGGCGATCCCGAACCCCACGCCGGCCGGGCCGATGCCGAACACTCCGGTGATCAGCGCCACGATCGCGAACCGGTTGGTCGTGTCCGCGTCGCGCACCGGGGCCGGCCCGAACGGCGGGTGCGGCTGAGGCGGTCCCGGAGGGTGAAGCGGCCCGGGAGGGTGAGGCGGCCCTGGAGGTACGGCCTGACCAGCGGGGACGGCCTGCCCAGGGGGCATGGGCGTACCCGAAGGCATCGGCGGCGTTGCAGCGGCGGGAGGCGGGGGCGCCGAGGCGCCGTCCGGGGCCGCCCAGCCCGGCGTCGCGCCGGGGCCGTGGTCGCTCGGCGAGGAGCCCGATTCCTCGCCGGAGTTCGGAGACAGGGTCACACCGGATGACGCTAGAGGGCCGAGATCACAAACCGTGCATTTCACCAGTTTTCGACCCGCTTGATTCGGGTCGTGAAGGGCCCCGGGCGGCGGCGATGAACGCACCGTGATGCGGCGCTGATGTTGTGTGATCCTACAAAAGTTACTTGCGAGTAGGTAGTGACTTCGCCCCGGCGGTACGTAGAACATGTTCTCACTCGATCGAGAGTGAGGTAAGTCACATGGCTTCAATGGCCAAGTCAGAATGGGGTTCCAAGGGCGTATCCCGCCGTGGCTTCATTGCTGGAACAGGTTCTATCCTCGGGGTTGCCGCCCTCGGGGGGCGTGCCGCCGCGGCCCCGGCGGCGACCTCGATCCCCGACGGCGCGCGCGTGCCCGTCCTGGTGATCGGCACCGGGTACGGCGGATGCGTCGCCGCCCTGCGGCTCGCCCAGGCGGGCGTCGACGTGCACATGGTCGAGATGGGCATGGCCTGGGACACCCCGGGCTCGGACGGCAAGATCTTCGCCGGCACCAGGACCCCGGACTACCGGTCGTACTGGCTGCGCACCCGGACCAAGCAGCCCCTCAGCAACTTCCTCGGGTTCCCGATCGACAAGGACGTCCCCCGCTACACCGGGATCCTGGACGCCGAGGACTTCAGCGGGATCACGGTGTACCAGGGCCGCGGGGTGGGCGGCGGGTCGCTGGTCAACGGGGGCATGGCGGTCACGCCCAAGCGGGAGAACTTCGGCGCCGTCCTGCCTTCGGTGAATCCCGACGAGATGTACGGCGTGTACTACCCGCGCGCCAACGCCGAACTCGGTGTCTCCTCCATCGACCCGGCCTGGTTCGACACCACCGCCTGCTACCAGTACGCCCGGGTCGGCCGTAAGCACGCCCAGCGTTCCGGCTTCCCGTTCCTCTACGTCCCCACCGTGTACGACTGGGACTACATGAAGCGGGAGGCGGACGGGACCGTTCCCAAGTCGGCGCTCATCGGCGAGATCCTCTACGGCAACAACCACGGGAAGAAGTCCCTGCAGCAGACCTACCTGCCCAAGATCAGGGCGACCGGCCGGGTCACGATCTCATCGCTGCACAAGGTCACCACGGTCCGGCCCGCGTCCGGCGGCGGCTACACGGTGGAGATCGACCAGCTGAGCACCACCGGCGAGACGACGGCCACCAAGAGCGTGACCGCCGACCGGGTGTTCTTCGCGGCCGGCAGCGTCGGCACCAGCAAGCTGCTGGTCAAGCTGAAGGCCACCGGCGCGCTGCCCAACCTGAACGGCGAGGTCGGCAAGGGCTGGGGCGACAACGGCAACGTCATGTGCGGCCGTGCCAACCACATGTGGGACCCGACCGGCACCGTCCAGTCGGCCATTCCCACGGCCGGCATCGACAACTGGGCCGCCGGCGGCGCGTTCGCCGAGGTCGCGCCGCTGCCCACCGGGATCGAGACCTACGCCTCGTTCTACCTGTCGATCACCAGGAACCCCAACCGCGCCCAGTTCTCCTGGAACGCCTCGGCGGGCAGGGTCGACCTGAACTGGCAGGCCTCGTGGAAGCAGCCGTCCATCACCATGGCCAAGACGATCTTCGACAAGATCAACAGTACCGAGGGGACGATCTACCGGACCGATCTGTTCGGCACCTACAAGATCTGGGGCGACCACCTCACCTACCACCCGCTCGGCGGCGCGGTCCTGAACAAGGCCACCGACAACCACGGCCGCCTCCACGGCCATCCCGGCCTGTACGTCATCGACGGCGCGCTCATCCCCGGCAACACCAGCGTCAACCCGTTCGTGTCCATCACGGCGCTCGCCGAACGGAACATCGAGAAGATCATCGCCACGGACCTGTGACGGGCCCGTCCAAGATCTGACGCGGAGCCGGCCACGGGCGCGTGTGGCCGGCGGCCCCGCCGGGGCGCCGCGGAACGGCCCGGAGCCGCTCAGTGGCCGGGCAGCACGCACATGGTGTCGAGACCGAGAACGCGGTTGAGGCGGCCGAAGGCCAGCCAGGACCCGAGGCACATGCTCAGCTCCACGATCTCCACCTGGCTGTAGTGCGCGGTCATCCGGGTCCAGAACTCCTCGTCCAGGCCGTGGTGGTCCAGCGCGTAGCGCTCGGCGTACTCCGCCGCCAGCCGGGTGCGGTCGTCGAAGGCACCGGTGGTGCGCCACTGGAGCACGGCGTCGGCGAACCCCTCCTCGACCTTCCGCCCGTCCCGTTCGGTCCGCCAGTCCAGGCAGAAGACGCACCCGTTGATCTGCGCGATCCGGAGCCGCGCGGCCTCGAACTCGCGCAGCCCGAGGGTCGTGTGGGCGTACACCGCCAGCGAGAAGCCGGAGGCGGCGGCCCCGATACCGGGGACCATCTCCCCCCACACGTACTCGATCGCGTCCTTGCCCTCGGGGATGTCGATGTTCATGGCCGTCTCCTTCCGAGCCTGCCGGCCGCGGGACGCAGCGGGACGTCGAGCGCGTCGTAGAGTCCGGGCCCGGCGTCGGCGAGCCAGTCGATGGCGCTCACCAGCCGGCCGACCGCGGTGGCGTTCCCGCCCGCGGCCCGGTTGCCGTGCTCGTCGGTG
This region includes:
- a CDS encoding branched-chain amino acid ABC transporter permease, with product MNGLIEQLINGLTLGSQYALVAAGLALIFGVLEIVNFAHGELVMIGAYLLHAAGTYLDLPYPLAAVTTVAAMAAVGALFYVTVIRRILERGWQVQLVATLAVSIVLINLAIVVEGSLPKVAYSELGTRTVTIAGTQVSVQRFVVLLSMAATFGVLIWFLRSTRTGRAMRALAQNREAAAVVGIPVQRIGLVTVVIASCMAGIAAATMTPLYSAHPTMGTLLAIKAFAAVIMGGFGNVSGAVVSGFALGIAEALAIGYVSSAYADVLVFSVMIAVLLVRPHGLFGRAVRA
- a CDS encoding ABC transporter ATP-binding protein: MSESAAGPALSLRDVHAGYDDLEILRGIDLDLAAGEVVCVIGANGAGKSTLLKTVFGLVKVRRGTVGVAGVDVTAEPSAARLRRGVVIVPQGRCNFPRMTVEENLLMGGYTLPKDRVEAGIGRAYEMFPVLRERRRQAAGNMSGGEQQLLEMAMALMLDPKIMLIDEPSLGLSPKMQTRVFDALRDLAGRDVAVLLVEQNAVQALRASHRGLVVEMGRVSRVGSGTEMLDDPDVRRAYLGLPA
- a CDS encoding GMC oxidoreductase, which gives rise to MPVLVIGTGYGGCVAALRLAQAGVDVHMVEMGMAWDTPGSDGKIFAGTRTPDYRSYWLRTRTKQPLSNFLGFPIDKDVPRYTGILDAEDFSGITVYQGRGVGGGSLVNGGMAVTPKRENFGAVLPSVNPDEMYGVYYPRANAELGVSSIDPAWFDTTACYQYARVGRKHAQRSGFPFLYVPTVYDWDYMKREADGTVPKSALIGEILYGNNHGKKSLQQTYLPKIRATGRVTISSLHKVTTVRPASGGGYTVEIDQLSTTGETTATKSVTADRVFFAAGSVGTSKLLVKLKATGALPNLNGEVGKGWGDNGNVMCGRANHMWDPTGTVQSAIPTAGIDNWAAGGAFAEVAPLPTGIETYASFYLSITRNPNRAQFSWNASAGRVDLNWQASWKQPSITMAKTIFDKINSTEGTIYRTDLFGTYKIWGDHLTYHPLGGAVLNKATDNHGRLHGHPGLYVIDGALIPGNTSVNPFVSITALAERNIEKIIATDL
- a CDS encoding ABC transporter substrate-binding protein, whose translation is MRQRQWWASLAAGLLASAGVVGCAGGGTGAGDDEIKVGLSAAFSGKSAYYGQDSKKGVELAIDRLRQTMPDVKFTLVTADDECSPQGGASAFHRLADVDRVDAILGSPCSSATLGGMPTLPKSGTPAMTFGSTNAKISQQSGVGGNKHMWRMNVDDSIMGRHWVKYIADAGVKRVAVLAANNDFGRGGADLYKGQLAAAGVQLTATEFYDLGSSDLRPQLSKVRSSGAEAFITFAEAPDCAQMLRQMKEMGFRLPMYGRGACATAEAVRLIGDPKLAEGVQEATYWAATDTQREMLDAFKAKYGGAVPPYNSALAYYGMMTLAEAVKKGGKDRAGILAGLEKVNFTTGIGPIAFDDHNQAHPNMFILRIEGGQVKVLDVIDTGK
- a CDS encoding alpha/beta fold hydrolase, which codes for MNAGPERRPFRRRMLAWALRGAAGLLCLIVAGTIAQYTLAFGDDERHPPAGRLVDVGGRKLHLHCEGRGGPAVVFESGWGDSNTTWSDVRKRVADGGQRACSYDRAGYAWSESRSGPRTARAEADDLVALLAAAGERGPYVLVGHSWGGHVLRLLRHHRADLVAGMLLLDVADERDAKAGSAARIQAIASRALATAGLFRTGSWMVDDREPRATRDHAAVVYGPATWRAAAAEMSAYGRTAALLKALPDSPGAWGDLPLSVVSVRTQASMIDHHRRLARLSTNSSHTVAPTDDHYLHLAVPDLVVEHVRRVSDARHRTPLGPRQRLQDP
- a CDS encoding helix-turn-helix domain-containing protein yields the protein MADERLTGALLHPVRWRIVRAFFGRDLTTSQLREIIDDVPVTSLYRHVATLADAGVLTVVGERQVRGTIERTYSLAKGKDHLGDAEASAMSRDEHRMAFQMLLARMGADFDAYLARDHIDVVADQVNYSQVAIYVTEEDWPRIQQGFIDLFGPYLTAPDDPDDERYRRMVLTTVLLPDPSPDR
- a CDS encoding branched-chain amino acid ABC transporter permease; amino-acid sequence: MIDVREEPRLRGAVRVEPALWCAGFAFALVLPLALPVPYYISTAITALMFVALAVAFDIVVGRIGALSLCQPVFFGFGSYAAAILATRHGWSFGAVLLLSMAAAVVLALAIGVPSFRLSLHAFAIGTLGFAVIAMLVARNWVGLTGGPLCMTGVPPLSVAGVELTSLTAQYYLILAMAAGAIGVAFAIARSRLGLALTAVRDDPVLAGARGLSPTAFRLTAFGISAALSAGVGVFNAYFQSVVCPENLDLSYTTALLIMVFIGGRSSLRGVVAAALLFTVLPQMLRLTEEWRLVIYGLVLLVVVITIPDGLERAFQAAGRLGRRRTQPTPVRKR
- a CDS encoding IclR family transcriptional regulator; its protein translation is MSETFPVYGTGHLGSVANAIDVLKAFGTRGEWRVTELSRELGLGKSTTHRLLQTLAAGGLVEQVAERGTYVLGMELVRIARAAARRTTLGAVAHPHLAELAERTQDAVLLTVLRGHRYLCVDVVNEAHHIISVVQLGDTVGLHAGAGGKAILAFQPTVFRSLVLGEPLVHYTDQTIRSPEELEVELESVRRNGYAFSDGEVTAGSASIAAPIRDADGRVIASVNATTSSSRMRELGIERYRDPVLEAAHNISADLGYVRPGGAGRGRGQE
- a CDS encoding DUF4190 domain-containing protein yields the protein MRDADTTNRFAIVALITGVFGIGPAGVGFGIAALVQIGRRGGRGKGMAIGGIATSVVWMVASVALVIALVPSFEEDAAENSAFHMYPKPGQCFDISGEDVVGTKVVPCDRPHDAEMVLYYELPKGPWPGDQEMDRRGTDGCEQRVRARFQTRAPVENGDTYALLPRRVTWALGDRKVYCAIAAFEGRKLTEPIGSRAVQTRALDELRPGDCFTEPGRDSVTVTLIPCDRPHDAQLTHRFELPAGPYPGDAATERKALAGCDARWEKMFGEHPSPVRIEQWYQHPNKESWGLGDRIVLCYVTDAKKRDLTRSVVPR
- a CDS encoding ABC transporter ATP-binding protein; this encodes MSGGNAMSGGTLAVDGLCKAYAGVSALGGVSLRVAPGEIVGLIGPNGSGKTTLIDCVTGLQRPDSGAVELDGRDVTRWSTGRLAHLGLIRTFQQVRTFESLTVRHNLRVAALGRRPRSRRLADLAGRDREDRALRRRLDELVEMFDLGAVVDRPAGEISYGQRKLVEFAAACVTPPRVLLLDEPVAAVNPTIGNLIRDRIAALSGTGTSVLLVEHNIELVVGVCDRVVVLNQGRPLADGDPAQVIARDDVQEAYFGV
- a CDS encoding carboxymuconolactone decarboxylase family protein: MNIDIPEGKDAIEYVWGEMVPGIGAAASGFSLAVYAHTTLGLREFEAARLRIAQINGCVFCLDWRTERDGRKVEEGFADAVLQWRTTGAFDDRTRLAAEYAERYALDHHGLDEEFWTRMTAHYSQVEIVELSMCLGSWLAFGRLNRVLGLDTMCVLPGH